The sequence ATGTGTTTTCTACTGAGACTATAGATTTATCAGCTGCAACTATATAAGTTGTGGTTTTTGTGCCATCGCCATTATCTTTGTCTTTTGATGAAGTAATGTGAACATTTGAACCCTCTTTAACCTCAACAGCTTTATTTGCAATATTACTTATAATAGTATTGCCCGCATTTGTTAAATTGTTTAAATCTTTATTGGTTGCATTGTTAATAATAGTTTTAGTAGCGTCATTTAAATCATACTTTACAACCCCATCCTTATCAATACTAGCAACAGTATTACTACCATTTATAAAATTTAAACCTTTTTCTAAAGTTACAATTTCTTTATTATCATCTTTTCCATTAGCTTTATATGCCAGTCTAGTAGTTTCGGCTATCTTATCTGTATCAACTTTTAAATCATAAACTAATTTACCGTGTTCATTTCCAGTTTGTTTTACTGTTACACTCTTATCATTTGATGTAACCTCTGTTCTTACAGAATCAACATAGGTTTTATTTGTTACATCTCCACCATCTGTTGGAGCTCCTACATTAGTAATCTTTCCACCATTAGCATTAATAACATTATTATCACCAAAAGTTATTTTACCTTGTCCAGTTGCTCCACCTATTGAAGTGATACCTGTTAAATCTTTATTTAAAGAGAATGCAATACTTTTTCCAGTAGCATTAGTTATAATATTAGTATCACCTGTTAGAGCAATTTTATCACCTAAACTAATCTTACCTGTTTCACTACCGTTATCTCCTGTAAAAAATAAACCTTTTTTAACCTCTGTATCAGCATCAACACCTTTTTGAATATCATCTTTTGTTGCTTGTGTTAAATCAATCTCATAAGCAAGTAGACCATCTACATCTGTTCCACCTGTTACTTCAACTTTCCCATCTGCTTTTTTAGCTAAAGTGGTTTTGGTAGCGTTAACGGTGTAGATGGTGTGACCGTCTGTTTTATCAGGCGCATCAGTGACAGTCACTTGTTTGCCTGCTTTAACTTCAGTTTTTGCAGCTTTTATGGCGTCATCGATAGTATCTTTACCCGTGCCACCAATATCACTCATTTGAAGTTGTCCAGCATTTTCTCCTGTTTTTTCAATTTCGGCATTGCCACCTAAAATTTTACTTACTAAGGTATTTCCTACATTACTAACAACATTATTAGTTGTATAAAGTTGTGAGCCGTTAATTGCGTCTGTGCTATCTTTTGAAATTTTACCCGCAGCAACATTTATAATCTGTCTTTCTTTTCCTGTATCACCCACACTAACTACGCCATTACCCTCAGAGCCTACGCCTGCAAAGCTACCGTAGGTAATACCACCTACAGTGGCACTGGTTTCAGCAGTGGCGGCACGGTCTGTAGATTCATTACCTAAAACCACACTATTTGCTTGAGTTGTGGTTACTTTACTACCAACTACAAAGGTATCATTTTGAGCGATAGTGTTGTTGTTACCAAAGATAAATGAGCCATCGCTTGAAATGTTGTTATCGTTACCAAAAGAGTAAGAGCCATTGCCAGTAACCACTGATGGGTCACCAAATGCACCGGATTTCTCACCCAATACTTGGTTTTTATAACCGATAGAGATTGATTGTTTTCCAGTTACATTTGAATCTCTACCAATAGCTATTGAAGTTTCGCCTTTTGCATAACTTTCTGTGCCCAGTGCTATTGAGTCATCACCTAATGCTTGCGCGCCTTTTTTGCTTTCATCTTCACTTACACCAATGGCGATAGAGCGCTTCCCTTTTGCGTAAGCACCCGTGACCTTATCTTTTCTACTTGAACCGATAGCAATACCTTGAGATTTTTCAGCTTTTGCAAGTGTTCCTATAACAATAACATCGTTGATATAATCTGCTTTACCACTTTCAGCTTCTTTAACTTTTTTATCTATATATTGATTTCCAAAGATTAAATTTCTGTTACCAAAAGTATAAGAATAAGCATTTTGCCCTTCTTTTAAAGGTTTAGCCGAATCTCCCATAAAGATATTTTGTGAACCTGTATGCTTCCATCCTGCTGTTGAGCCGATACCTATGCTTGCATCACCTGTTACCTCTGTCCCTGCGTCTTGACCTATATAGATAGAGCCCCATGATCGTTGACCATGGACAAAATGGTTACCATTTGAACCAGCATTTTGCCCTAAGTAAACACTAGACTCTCCTTGAGTTGTTCTAAATCCTGCTCCATTACCAATAGCTGTAACGAAATTTTTATTAGCGATAGCGTCGGGGCCTATGGCTAGCGAATTGTTACCAGCTGCTTTAGCATTTTTACCAATGGCAATGGCGTTACTGCCAGTTGCACCATCATTGTTATAGTTGCCACCGCCTGTTGAGTTTACACTAAAGTAGTGAATAGGCTTTATATCTTTGATTTGACTGTATCTTACTACATCATTATCTTGATAGTTTGAACCGGTACTATTAAAATTATATGTTTGAGTTCCATTTGTTATGGAAGTGATGTTTTTTAAAGCTTGTGCTAGAGTAAAGTTAAGTTTGCCGTCAGCTCCTGCTGTTATGTTTAAGTTATCATCTCCTTTAAAGGTGAAGCCTTTACTTAAGGTTGTGCTTTGTTTAGTCCCATTAGCTGTTGTATAATTAATGTCAAGACTAGAAGAATCTAAGCTAAAGGTGTAAGTTTGATCGCTAGTTGTAGAGGTTGCTCCTGTTTTTTCAATTTTCACACCATTACCAGCCTTTAGGGTTAATGTCGCACCACTACTCCATTTTGTATCAAACTTTTCTCCTGCTATTACCCCATTGCTGTCTGCTGCATCAATCCACGCAGCATTTAACGAAAATGGAGTTAGTGTTAAAGCTCCTAAAAGCAAGGATTTTACTAAAAAATTTCTATTTTCAAAAAAACTGTTAAAAGTTTTAAATTTATTAGAGCTATTACCTACTACTACGCTCTTTTTACCTGAATTTACTGATGATGCGTTTTCAGCCACTGCTACCCAACCTACACCATCTTTATATATGTGTCTATATGATTTGTTCATAATGCCTCTTTTCTTTAATAACTTATATTAGTTAAAAATTTATAAAACATACCAAATAGGCATATTAAGCATATCTTATAAAAATCTTAATACTACTAGTATAGTAAAATAATGTTTAATATAAATTAAATTAAGCTATTTTTAGATATAATATTTAGAAAATTTTTTAAAATTTTATGTTGAATTTAACTTTTCTGTCTCTCTTTTAAATTTAACAGTGTTTTTTAATAAAATATTTAAATATTGCTATTATGTAGTTTTAACTATTTAGTTAGTAGCAAAATAGTATCACTTAAAAACTTATAAAATTAAAATATTGTAAGAGTATTATATAAGTTTAGCTCAATACTGCTTTACTTGGCTTTTTCGGTTAAAGCCTCAAAATGATAAAAGAACAATTTCAAAATGACAAAGTAATAATCTCAAAATAATAAGATAAAAAACCTAAAATGACAAAGTGAAAGTTTTAGAATAGCTTGTGATTTAAGAGATATGCTAGGCTGTGAAAGTTATAAAATTTTAAACATTTGATAAAATGCATTAGGTTATTTTGAGAATTTATTTTGTTATCTTAAATTTATTTTGTTGTTTTAAATTTGCTTTGTTATCCTTAACGAATGTAAAGGATTTAACTTTTAATTTATGTTTAATTTTACTATTTGTTATTTTACTTGGATTTTTCGGTTAAAGCCTCAAAATGATAAAAGAACAATTTCAAAATGACAAGATAATAATCTCAAAATAATAAGATAAAAAATCTAAAATGACAAAGTGAAAGCTCTAAAATGATATAGTGAAAGTCTTAGAATGATAAAGAGTAAAAAGGATTTCTTCGTTACGCTTAAAATAATAAGATAAAAAATTTAGAATAACAAGGTAAAAAGCTATAAAAGAGATAAGAAATTATCTCTTTTATGCTTGAGTTTTTAATTAGAAGTGAAAGCCTACAGAAGCTGCCGCACCAACATTTTTTTGTGAATCATAAGAACCAGTTGCTTTAAATACCCATTTGCCATCATCTGACATCTTTGATATACCTATAGCAAAGGCTGATTCATCTTCATAGTAACCACCGCCCATACTAAACATACCTTTTCCAGGAATAGTTGACTGTGGCAAATTTCCTGCAGCAAATGCTGCTGCTATACCTGCGTTTGCGTTATCTTTAATTTTATTCATATCATTATAAACGCCTGCTATTTTGCTATTTAGTTGGTTAACATTAACAGCGTCAGTTCCCTTTCTACCAGGAGCAACATTGCTTATGGTTCTTTCATTACCCACACTACCAACTGATACGGTATTAGCTCTTCCATCATCTTTTGAGCCAGCCCCTAAAGCAACTGAATTGTTACCGCTTGCAACTGCACCATTACCTATAGCGGTTGAGTCTTTGCCACTTGATTGTGCATTTCCGCCTACAGCTACTGAGTTTTCACCTTCGCTTTTTGCTACGATGTTGTTTTCATTGCTAGGGTTAGCACTTACCCATTTAGTCCCACTAAGGCTTATATTGTCTATTGAATTTTTTAGTTCTTTTAACTGACTATAATTAACAGCATCTTTATCAGCAGTTCCTTTTGCTAGGTTTGTTATCTTTTTATCTCCCATATCTATGCCATTGTTATTTATAGTAGGTCCACCTGTTATCTCTAAAACATTAGAAACAACTTTATTAAATTCAGGATTTTTACTAGTGGACACAGTTATTTCTTGACCACTTAGTTTTAAATTTATATTATCGCCTGCTTTGTAACTTAAAGTTTGGCTAGGTGTTATAGTAGTCTTGTCACCACCTGTAATGCCTACATTTAATCCTGAATTTGCTTGAGATGAAGTGTTGCCATTTAAAACTAATGAGCCATCGTTATTAACTTTAGTATTTAAAATACCTGCAACACTACCAGCTAAATTCCCTACAAATTTATTTGTAGCATAAAGCTGAGAACCATTTATGGCGTCTGTTGAAGTAGCCGAAATTTGACCAGCTGCTACATGTTTGATTTGTCTTTCAAATCCTTCTTTTCCTACTGATACAACATAGCCTTTAAATTCTGCGTTTGTTGATTTATCATTTCCAGCAAATCCACCGCCAACTTCTGCAAAGTTAATTGTCTTATTGCCATATGTCACATTAGCATCTTTAACTATAACCCTTTGAGAATTTTTAAACATTCCATCTGAACCACTTCCTAAAATAACAGCACCACTCATACCCTTAGTAACATTTACATTGTTACCAAAGATAAATACATCTTTCATAGTAATTTTATCTTTGGTATTTTCTCCGTCAATGTGGTTATTGTTACCTATTGAGTATGAAGAATTAGCATTAATTATATTAGGGTCACCTATAGCACCTGAACCTTCGCCTTTAACTATATTTTCAAAGCCTAGAGCGATTGATTTTTTTCCTGTAACTTTTGAGCCAGTTCCTACAGAAATTGAGTTATTTGAATCTTTACTAACCATAGCTTTAAACCCTATCGCAATAGAACCAAAAGAGCCTGCACTTGAATCATTGTCATCGTTTTTGTTGATATCTATATTTTCTGGAGCAGTGCTACTGTTAACATGGAAAAATTTTGTTCCTTCGTTATTTATGTTTGTTATAGCGCTGATAAGATTTTCATTTTTAATAATATTTTGTTTGCTAGATGCATTTGTAGTTAAAGCAATTTTACCAGCTTCGCTTAATTTGCCATCTTTGTCAACATAAGATTCATTTTTATCATTTTTACCAATTAATATATCGTTGGTTATTGTAGTTATATTGCTAACATTTGATTTTATAGTAGTTAAGTCTCCAACGGTTGCAGCACTGTTAATAATTTCATTCTTTAAAGTAGTATCTGACATATTTTTAATGTCTTCTATACTTTTGCCATATTTTTCAAGAGCGCTTTTTATATTAGTAATAGTATTTCCACCATTATTTAAACCATTTTGCGTTAAAGATACAATTTTACTTTTATCATTATTATTTACAGGTGTGATTGCAATTCCATCAGTATTTATCATAATTTTACCCATAGCTATACCAGTGCCACTTAGTGTTGGACCACCAGTTATAGCTAGACTTTTTATATCTGTTAAAGTATCAGATAAAGTATAAGTTATATTACCATCATTAGTTGATGTAACTTTTAAGTTTTCATCACCTGCATTGAATTGAACTTTTCCACCAGCTATAATCTTACTTTCAATGCCATCTTTAGCTAATACACTAAACATACCTTTATCTTTATCTGTAAAGCCCTCAATTGCTTCGCTGTTTTCAGTAATCTTAGTAGTGTTTTTAGCAATGTCTTTAATATTTTTATCAATCTTAGTGTTTTGATCTTTATTAACTTCATCTAGAACAGTTAAAGCTTCCCCTACACTATTTTTATCAACACTACTATTATCTTTATTAGTTAATGTATATGTTGGAGCAGTAATTTTTCCATCAGTATCAACAGTTGCACCCCCACCTAAAGCAGTTGCAATAGAGCTATTGGCTGCATGAATTTGACCACCAGTTATAGCATCTGTTGAATTTTCTCCAATAGTTCCAGCTCCTAGGTTGGTAATCTTTTTATTATTCATAGCTATACCACTATTATCTATAACTATGTTGCCTTTAGTAGTTAAACTTGTTATATCTGTTAAAGTATCAGATAAAGTATAAGTTATATTACCATCATTAGTTGATGTAACTTTTAAGTTTTCATCACCTGCATTGAATTGAACTTTTCCACCAGCTATAATCTTACTTTCAATGCCATCTTTAGCTAATACACTAAACATACCTTTATCTTTATCTGTAAAGCCCTCAATTGCTTCGCTGTTTTCAGTAATCTTAGTAGTGTTTTTAGCAATGTCTTTAATATTTTTATCAATCTTAGTGTTTTGATCTTTATTAACTTCATCTAGAACAGTTAAAGCTTCCCCTACACTATTTTTATCAACACTACTATTATCTTTATTAGTTAATGTATATGTTGGAGCAGTAATTTTTCCATCAGTATCAACAGTTGCACCCCCACCTAAAGCAGTTGCAATAGAGCTATTGGCTGCATGAATTTGACCACCAGTTATAGCATCTGTTGAATTTTCTCCAATAGTTCCAGCTCCTAGGTTGGTAATCTTTTTATTATTCATAGCTATACCACTATTATCTATAACTATGTTGCCTTTAGTAGTTAAACTTGTTATATCTGTTAAAGTATCAGATAAAGTATAAGTTATATTACCATCATTAGTTGATGTAACTTTTAAGTTTTCATCACCTGCATTGAATTGAACTTTTCCACCAGCTATAATCTTACTTTCAATGCCATCTTTAGCTAATACACTAAACATACCTTTATCTTTATCTGTAAAGCCCTCAATTGCTTCGCTGTTTTCAGTAATCTTAGTAGTGTTTTTAGCAATGTCTTTAATATTTTTATCAATCTTAGTGTTTTGATCTTTATTAACTTCATCTAGAACAGTTAAAGCTTCCCCTACACTATTTTTATCAACACTACTATTATCTTTATTAGTTAATGTATATGTTGGAGCAGTAATTTTTCCATCAGTATCAACAGTTGCACCCCCACCTAAAGCAGTTGCAATAGAGCTATTGGCTGCATGAATTTGACCACCAGTTATAGCATCTGTTGAATTTTCTCCAATAGTTCCAGCTCCTAGGTTGGTAATCTTTTTATTATTCATAGCTATACCACTATTATCTATAACTATGTTGCCTTTAGTAGTTAAACTTGTTATATCTGTTAAAGTATCAGATAAAGTATAAGTTATATTACCATCATTAGTTGATGTAACTTTTAAGTTTTCATCACCTGCATTGAATTGAACTTTTCCACCAGCTATAATCTTACTTTCAATGCCATCTTTAGCTAATACACTAAACATACCTTTATCTTTATCTGTAAAGCCCTCAATTGCTTCGCTGTTTTCAGTAATCTTAGTAGTGTTTTTAGCAATGTCTTTAATATTTTTATCAATCTTAGTGTTTTGATCTTTATTAACTTCATCTAGAACAGTTAAAGCTTCCCCTACACTATTTTTATCAACACTACTATTATCTTTATTAGTTAATGTATATGTTGGAGCAGTAATTTTTCCATCAGTATCAACAGTTGCACCCCCACCTAAAGCAGTTGCAATAGAGCTATTGGCTGCATGAATTTGACCACCAGTTATAGCATCTGTTGAATTTTCTCCAATAGTTCCAGCTCCTAGGTTGGTAATCTTTTTATTATTCATAGCTATACCACTATTATCTATAACTATGTTGCCTTTAGTAGTTAAACTTGTTATATCTGTTAAAGTATCAGATAAAGTATAAGTTATATTACCATCATTAGTTGATGTAACTTTTAAGTTTTCATCACCTGCATTGAATTGAACTTTTCCACCAGCTATAATCTTACTTTCAATGCCATCTTTAGCTAATACACTAAACATACCTTTATCTTTATCTGTAAAGCCCTCAATTGCTTCGCTGTTTTCAGTAATCTTAGTAGTGTTTTTAGCAATGTCTTTAATATTTTTATCAATCTTAGTGTTTTGATCTTTATTAACTTCATCTAGAACAGTTAAAGCTTCCCCTACACTATTTTTATCAACACTACTATTATCTTTATTAGTTAATGTATATGTTGGAGCAGTAATTTTTCCATCAGTATCAACAGTTGCACCCCCACCTAAAGCAGTTGCAATAGAGCTATTGGCTGCATGAATTTGACCACCAGTTATAGCATCTGTTGAATTTTCTCCAATAGTTCCAGCTCCTAGGTTGGTAATCTTTTTATTATTCATAGCTATACCACTATTATCTATAACTATGTTGCCTTTAGTAGTTAAACTTGTTATATCTGTTAAAGTATCAGATAAAGTATAAGTTATATTACCATCATTAGTTGATGTAACTTTTAAGTTTTCATCACCTGCATTGAATTGAACTTTTCCACCAGCTATAATCTTACTTTCAATGCCATCTTTAGCTAATACACTAAACATACCTTTATCTTTATCTGTAAAGCCCTCAATTGCTTCGCTGTTTTCAGTAATCTTAGTAGTGTTTTTAGCAATGTCTTTAATATTTTTATCAATCTTAGTGTTTTGATCTTTATTAACTTCATCTAGAACAGTTAAAGCTTCCCCTACACTATTTTTATCAACACTACTATTATCTTTATTAGTTAATGTATATGTTGGAGCAGTAATTTTTCCATCAGTATCAACAGTTGCACCCCCACCTAAAGCAGTTGCAATAGAGCTATTGGCTGCATGAATTTGACCACCAGTTATAGCATCTGTTGAATTTTCTCCAATAGTTCCAGCTCCTAGGTTGGTAATCTTTTTATTATTCATAGCTATACCACTATTATCTATAACTATGTTGCCTTTAGTAGTTAAACTTGTTATATCTGTTAAAGTATCAGATAAAGTATAAGTTATATTACCATCATTAGTTGATGTAACTTTTAAGTTTTCATCACCTGCATTGAATTGAACTTTTCCACCAGCTATAATCTTACTTTCAATGCCATCTTTAGCTAATACACTAAACATACCTTTATCTTTATCTGTAAAGCCCTCAATTGCTTCGCTGTTTTCAGTAATCTTAGTAGTGTTTTTAGCAATGTCTTTAATATTTTTATCAATCTTAGTGTTTTGATCTTTATTAACTTCATCTAGAACAGTTAAAGCTTCCCCTACACTATTTTTATCAACACTACTATTATCTTTATTAGTTAATGTATATGTTGGAGCAGTAATTTTTCCATCAGTATCAACAGTTGCACCCCCACCTAAAGCAGTTGCAATAGAGCTATTGGCTGCATGAATTTGACCACCAGTTATAGCATCTGTTGAATTTTCTCCAATAGTTCCAGCTCCTAGGTTGGTAATCTTTTTATTATTCATAGCTATACCACTATTATCTATAACTATGTTGCCTTTAGTAGTTAAACTTGTTATATCTGTTAAAGTATCAGATAAAGTATAAGTTATATTACCATCATTAGTTGATGTAACTTTTAAGTTTTCATCACCTGCATTGAATTGAACTTTTCCACCAGCTATAATCTTACTTTCAATGCCATCTTTAGCTAATACACTAAACATACCTTTATCTTTATCTGTAAAGCCCTCAATTGCTTCGCTGTTTTCAGTAATCTTAGTAGTGTTTTTAGCAATGTCTTTAATATTTTTATCAATCTTAGTGTTTTGATCTTTATTAACTTCATCTAGAACAGTTAAAGCTTCCCCTACACTATTTTTATCAACACTACTATTATCTTTATTAGTTAATGTATATGTTGGAGCAGTAATTTTTCCATCAGTATCAACAGTTGCACCCCCACCTAAAGCAGTTGCAATAGAGCTATTGGCTGCATGAATTTGACCACCAGTTATAGCATCTGTTGAATTTTCTCCAATAGTTCCAGCTCCTAGGTTGGTAATCTTTTTATTATTCATAGCTATACCACTATTATCTATAACTATGTTGCCTTTAGTAGTTAAACTTGTTATATCTGTTAAAG is a genomic window of Campylobacter blaseri containing:
- a CDS encoding YadA-like family protein codes for the protein MNKAYRHIYKEGVGWVAVAENSSCRSKMSKKSISIQTSGSSVLLKFKQLSAVAVAALLAVSLQIPLLAADTNTTNVVYVDSDGNPSNVIVPKGTGEDTRYYTQEELDKLKNNQYTAQYVNLSGIPTGNDHSVTLKEENGKLFVIDGDKNIEIEKTDDPSGLIYREKGYHGSGYGGSSSLGIAGRDNKYLSIEEIKKDGVREIAKVTGKGDYYWVSGTAPKGDLQGGKVYMPVSTYASNLKTGKEFLASDAGKAFINKYKDKYTEEKLRQIIKKDKLYFINGGNGDGEPLFITDRGKFHQLDKFSDFKVDEEGEPKGANGSFGEAANGGGDIAFNKAVISDQYDFKLNQKLNQINPSTNDSMRLNLVGKNGDHNSPIRLGNVADAIKDDEAVNLSQLKKVINTGIGLQTNENEKTTVKLGDTIKITDGNFTKVSTITSQDGNHSFKIDIDKNKLLEGLSGTSADNPLVYTDKNGNKVYKQEDGSYSTTKDGIGGTTIDKGNIVVSLADSTGDTKNPIKLTNLGAGTIGENSTDAITGGQIHAANSSIATALGGGATVDTDGKITAPTYTLTNKDNSSVDKNSVGEALTVLDEVNKDQNTKIDKNIKDIAKNTTKITENSEAIEGFTDKDKGMFSVLAKDGIESKIIAGGKVQFNAGDENLKVTSTNDGNITYTLSDTLTDITSLTTKGNIVIDNSGIAMNNKKITNLGAGTIGENSTDAITGGQIHAANSSIATALGGGATVDTDGKITAPTYTLTNKDNSSVDKNSVGEALTVLDEVNKDQNTKIDKNIKDIAKNTTKITENSEAIEGFTDKDKGMFSVLAKDGIESKIIAGGKVQFNAGDENLKVTSTNDGNITYTLSDTLTDITSLTTKGNIVIDNSGIAMNNKKITNLGAGTIGENSTDAITGGQIHAANSSIATALGGGATVDTDGKITAPTYTLTNKDNSSVDKNSVGEALTVLDEVNKDQNTKIDKNIKDIAKNTTKITENSEAIEGFTDKDKGMFSVLAKDGIESKIIAGGKVQFNAGDENLKVTSTNDGNITYTLSDTLTDITSLTTKGNIVIDNSGIAMNNKKITNLGAGTIGENSTDAITGGQIHAANSSIATALGGGATVDTDGKITAPTYTLTNKDNSSVDKNSVGEALTVLDEVNKDQNTKIDKNIKDIAKNTTKITENSEAIEGFTDKDKGMFSVLAKDGIESKIIAGGKVQFNAGDENLKVTSTNDGNITYTLSDTLTDITSLTTKGNIVIDNSGIAMNNKKITNLGAGTIGENSTDAITGGQIHAANSSIATALGGGATVDTDGKITAPTYTLTNKDNSSVDKNSVGEALTVLDEVNKDQNTKIDKNIKDIAKNTTKITENSEAIEGFTDKDKGMFSVLAKDGIESKIIAGGKVQFNAGDENLKVTSTNDGNITYTLSDTLTDITSLTTKGNIVIDNSGIAMNNKKITNLGAGTIGENSTDAITGGQIHAANSSIATALGGGATVDTDGKITAPTYTLTNKDNSSVDKNSVGEALTVLDEVNKDQNTKIDKNIKDIAKNTTKITENSEAIEGFTDKDKGMFSVLAKDGIESKIIAGGKVQFNAGDENLKVTSTNDGNITYTLSDTLTDITSLTTKGNIVIDNSGIAMNNKKITNLGAGTIGENSTDAITGGQIHAANSSIATALGGGATVDTDGKITAPTYTLTNKDNSSVDKNSVGEALTVLDEVNKDQNTKIDKNIKDIAKNTTKITENSEAIEGFTDKDKGMFSVLAKDGIESKIIAGGKVQFNAGDENLKVTSTNDGNITYTLSDTLTDITSLTTKGNIVIDNSGIAMNNKKITNLGAGTIGENSTDAITGGQIHAANSSIATALGGGATVDTDGKITAPTYTLTNKDNSSVDKNSVGEALTVLDEVNKDQNTKIDKNIKDIAKNTTKITENSEAIEGFTDKDKGMFSVLAKDGIESKIIAGGKVQFNAGDENLKVTSTNDGNITYTLSDTLTDITSLTTKGNIVIDNSGIAMNNKKITNLGAGTIGENSTDAITGGQIHAANSSIATALGGGATVDTDGKITAPTYTLTNKDNSSVDKNSVGEALTVLDEVNKDQNTKIDKNIKDIAKNTTKITENSEAIEGFTDKDKGMFSVLAKDGIESKIIAGGKVQFNAGDENLKVTSTNDGNITYTLSDTLTDITSLTTKGNIVIDNSGIAMNNKKITNLGAGTIGENSTDAITGGQIHAANSSIATALGGGATVDTDGKITAPTYTLTNKDNSSVDKNSVGEALTVLDEVNKDQNTKIDKNIKDIAKNTTKITENSEAIEGFTDKDKGMFSVLAKDGIESKIIAGGKVQFNAGDENLKVTSTNDGNITYTLSDTLTDITSLTTKGNIVIDNSGIAMNNKKITNLGAGTIGENSTDAITGGQIHAANSSIATALGGGATVDTDGKITAPTYTLTNKDNSSVDKNSVGEALTVLDEVNKDQNTKIDKNIKDIAKNTTKITENSEAIEGFTDKDKGMFSVLAKDGIESKIIAGGKVQFNAGDENLKVTSTNDGNITYTLSDTLTDITSLTTKGNIVIDNSGIAMNNKKITNLGAGTIGENSTDAITGGQIHAANSSIATALGGGATVDTDGKITAPTYTLTNKDNSSVDKNSVGEALTVLDEVNKDQNTKIDKNIKDIAKNTTKITENSEAIEGFTDKDKGMFSVLAKDGIESKIIAGGKVQFNAGDENLKVTSTNDGNITYTLSDTLTDITSLTTKGNIVIDNSGIAMNNKKITNLGAGTIGENSTDAITGGQIHAANSSIATALGGGATVDTDGKITAPTYTLTNKDNSSVDKNSVGEALTVLDEVNKDQNTKIDKNIKDIAKNTTKITENSEAIEGFTDKDKGMFSVLAKDGIESKIIAGGKVQFNAGDENLKVTSTNDGNITYTLSDTLTDITSLTTKGNIVIDNSGIAMNNKKITNLGAGTIGENSTDAITGGQIHAANSSIATALGGGATVDTDGKITAPTYTLTNKDNSSVDKNSVGEALTVLDEVNKDQNTKIDKNIKDIAKNTTKITENSEAIEGFTDKDKGMFSVLAKDGIESKIIAGGKVQFNAGDENLKVTSTNDGNITYTLSDTLTDITSLTTKGNIVIDNSGIAMNNKKITNLGAGTIGENSTDAITGGQIHAANSSIATALGGGATVDTDGKITAPTYTLTNKDNSSVDKNSVGEALTVLDEVNKDQNTKIDKNIKDIAKNTTKITENSEAIEGFTDKDKGMFSVLAKDGIESKIIAGGKVQFNAGDENLKVTSTNDGNITYTLSDTLTDITSLTTKGNIVIDNSGIAMNNKKITNLGAGTIGENSTDAITGGQIHAANSSIATALGGGATVDTDGKITAPTYTLTNKDNSSVDKNSVGEALTVLDEVNKDQNTKIDKNIKDIAKNTTKITENSEAIEGFTDKDKGMFSVLAKDGIESKIIAGGKVQFNAGDENLKVTSTNDGNITYTLSDTLTDIKSLAITGGPTLSGTGIAMGKIMINTDGIAITPVNNNDKSKIVSLTQNGLNNGGNTITNIKSALEKYGKSIEDIKNMSDTTLKNEIINSAATVGDLTTIKSNVSNITTITNDILIGKNDKNESYVDKDGKLSEAGKIALTTNASSKQNIIKNENLISAITNINNEGTKFFHVNSSTAPENIDINKNDDNDSSAGSFGSIAIGFKAMVSKDSNNSISVGTGSKVTGKKSIALGFENIVKGEGSGAIGDPNIINANSSYSIGNNNHIDGENTKDKITMKDVFIFGNNVNVTKGMSGAVILGSGSDGMFKNSQRVIVKDANVTYGNKTINFAEVGGGFAGNDKSTNAEFKGYVVSVGKEGFERQIKHVAAGQISATSTDAINGSQLYATNKFVGNLAGSVAGILNTKVNNDGSLVLNGNTSSQANSGLNVGITGGDKTTITPSQTLSYKAGDNINLKLSGQEITVSTSKNPEFNKVVSNVLEITGGPTINNNGIDMGDKKITNLAKGTADKDAVNYSQLKELKNSIDNISLSGTKWVSANPSNENNIVAKSEGENSVAVGGNAQSSGKDSTAIGNGAVASGNNSVALGAGSKDDGRANTVSVGSVGNERTISNVAPGRKGTDAVNVNQLNSKIAGVYNDMNKIKDNANAGIAAAFAAGNLPQSTIPGKGMFSMGGGYYEDESAFAIGISKMSDDGKWVFKATGSYDSQKNVGAAASVGFHF